The following are encoded in a window of Natrinema sp. HArc-T2 genomic DNA:
- a CDS encoding ABC transporter permease, which yields MLFFLSVLFAVGTREFLTVQNLINNVAKNSAFLLLVALAGTFPILQQSIDLSVESIVTLTGVLTVVLISEYQLGLLAIPIAIGAGMLAGLVNGVVFTKLKVPSFLVTLGTLSVMMGVALIVTGGSTITFRNQAIRNIATGTWIPGIPNLVMWGLLIYGATVFLAWRTKFGRYCFALGENERVVELAGAKVDRYKIYPFVLSGLLCGTAGVLLTLRISSASPNIAGGMMLPSIAAIVMGGTALTGGVGGPHRTILGVLVIAVLQNGMNLLSINPFVQEIILGVVVVSAVAMSIDREKIDVVK from the coding sequence ATGTTGTTTTTCCTCTCTGTACTGTTCGCAGTGGGGACACGCGAGTTTCTGACGGTTCAGAACCTGATCAACAACGTGGCGAAGAACAGTGCCTTCCTGCTGTTGGTCGCACTGGCTGGCACCTTTCCGATCCTCCAACAGAGTATTGACCTCTCGGTCGAGTCCATCGTCACACTGACTGGCGTGTTGACGGTGGTTTTGATCTCCGAGTACCAGCTGGGACTGCTCGCCATCCCAATCGCCATCGGTGCCGGGATGCTCGCGGGGCTGGTCAACGGCGTCGTCTTCACGAAACTGAAGGTCCCGTCGTTCCTCGTTACACTCGGTACGCTGTCGGTCATGATGGGGGTCGCGCTCATCGTTACCGGCGGTTCGACAATTACCTTCCGCAATCAGGCGATCCGGAACATTGCCACCGGGACGTGGATTCCGGGCATACCGAACCTCGTGATGTGGGGCCTGCTCATCTACGGTGCGACCGTGTTCCTGGCCTGGCGGACGAAGTTCGGCCGCTACTGTTTCGCCCTCGGTGAAAACGAGCGTGTCGTCGAACTCGCCGGTGCGAAGGTCGACAGGTACAAGATCTATCCGTTCGTCCTCTCAGGGCTGCTCTGTGGGACCGCGGGCGTCTTGCTAACCCTGCGCATCTCATCGGCGTCGCCGAACATCGCTGGTGGAATGATGCTGCCCAGTATTGCGGCGATCGTCATGGGCGGGACAGCACTGACCGGCGGCGTCGGTGGTCCACACCGGACCATCCTCGGCGTGCTGGTCATCGCTGTCCTGCAGAACGGGATGAACCTCCTGTCGATCAATCCGTTCGTCCAGGAGATCATCCTTGGCGTCGTGGTCGTTAGCGCAGTTGCGATGTCTATCGACCGTGAGAAGATCGACGTGGTCAAGTAG
- a CDS encoding sugar ABC transporter ATP-binding protein, with protein MSETDIHTLNTSEGVSDSIASAENPVKGEISLRVENVSKSFRHVQALSDVSLDIHRGEVIGLVGENGAGKSTLLNILTGVLEADEGQLHVDGESVEFTSPREAAAHGVSLVHQEQDVITNFRGYENLYLGREKGQLGVLDREEMSEEAQSFVDDLGINIDVDEFVKEYSFNERQMLEIAKAFHVSQKSDNPVILLDEPTAGLEEAGRELLFELIDDLRDRATFVFVSHELDEVLHVSDRVYVLKDGKLVDELSAAEATTDDLQQSMVGRETADEYYRVPDQRTNSELGSETFGVERLTTEEIGPLSFSVKEGEIFGIVGVEGSGKERLGRVLAGDIAMTDGTIRVNGEAVNVTSVADMVDAGVGYIPKDRKSEGVLLYQSVRTNTSLAMVRTMNGKLPLLDLDAEQQATADAIEELNIKTPGPDALVHGLSGGNQQKVVIARWLAQDTPILVMDNVTRGIDVGAKEEVYRLCRELTSKGVSIVFIGDELTEVIGMSNRIAVMNDGQFADKTFDASAGNKPTEEDLIQEMI; from the coding sequence ATGTCCGAAACTGATATACATACCCTCAACACAAGTGAGGGTGTGAGTGACAGTATAGCATCAGCCGAGAATCCTGTCAAGGGAGAGATTAGCCTCCGTGTTGAGAACGTCTCGAAATCATTCCGGCACGTCCAGGCGCTTTCGGACGTGTCTCTCGACATCCATCGCGGGGAAGTCATCGGTCTGGTCGGCGAGAACGGCGCGGGAAAAAGCACGCTGTTAAACATCCTAACGGGTGTCCTCGAAGCGGACGAAGGCCAACTACATGTCGATGGGGAGTCCGTCGAGTTCACGAGTCCGCGGGAGGCGGCCGCCCACGGCGTCTCTCTCGTCCATCAAGAACAAGACGTTATTACGAACTTCCGTGGCTACGAGAACCTGTACCTCGGTCGTGAAAAGGGACAGCTCGGCGTCCTCGACCGCGAGGAGATGAGCGAGGAGGCGCAGTCGTTCGTCGACGACCTCGGGATCAATATCGACGTCGACGAGTTTGTCAAGGAATACTCGTTCAATGAGCGCCAGATGCTCGAAATTGCCAAGGCGTTCCACGTTTCGCAGAAGTCCGATAACCCGGTTATCCTGCTTGACGAGCCGACCGCCGGACTTGAAGAGGCCGGTCGGGAACTTCTCTTCGAGTTGATTGACGACCTTAGAGACCGGGCGACGTTCGTTTTCGTCTCGCACGAACTCGACGAGGTACTTCACGTCTCGGACCGCGTCTACGTTCTCAAAGATGGGAAACTCGTCGACGAGTTGTCAGCAGCGGAGGCGACGACTGATGACCTCCAGCAGAGCATGGTCGGTCGCGAGACGGCAGACGAGTACTACCGCGTCCCCGACCAGCGAACCAATTCCGAACTCGGTTCAGAGACGTTTGGTGTTGAAAGACTAACGACTGAGGAAATCGGTCCGCTCTCGTTTTCGGTCAAAGAGGGGGAGATATTCGGCATCGTCGGCGTTGAGGGCTCTGGCAAGGAGCGGCTTGGACGGGTACTGGCCGGTGATATCGCGATGACCGACGGAACGATCAGGGTCAACGGCGAGGCCGTTAACGTCACATCAGTGGCGGACATGGTCGACGCCGGTGTCGGGTACATCCCGAAAGACCGGAAATCGGAGGGTGTGTTGCTGTACCAGTCAGTCCGGACGAACACGTCGCTTGCGATGGTGCGGACGATGAACGGGAAACTTCCTCTGCTCGACCTCGACGCTGAGCAACAGGCGACGGCTGACGCCATTGAGGAACTCAATATCAAGACACCTGGTCCAGACGCACTTGTTCATGGACTGAGTGGTGGCAATCAGCAGAAAGTCGTCATCGCTCGCTGGCTTGCCCAGGATACGCCGATTCTCGTCATGGACAACGTGACGCGCGGTATCGACGTCGGTGCCAAAGAGGAAGTGTATCGCCTCTGTCGCGAACTGACCAGTAAGGGCGTCTCTATCGTGTTTATCGGTGACGAACTCACGGAAGTTATCGGGATGTCGAACCGGATTGCCGTGATGAACGACGGCCAGTTCGCCGACAAGACGTTCGATGCCTCGGCTGGGAACAAGCCAACCGAAGAAGACCTAATTCAGGAGATGATCTAA
- a CDS encoding sugar ABC transporter substrate-binding protein yields the protein MAGLAGIAGCLQSDSSGGNTSLGSIANLQNSYWLSWKKGYEEAAEALGYETNLQTNDGNVTTQQEQFDTAVASNTDTIIGQTYTNAAAISLAETCVAAGVPTILAVTIADWYTPQDAGDEYVQFFAPHFVNHAYTAAKILFEAMGGEGSFVHVEGNRGTAPNIGRNKGVDLALQEYPDIEMLGPRLQGNYIRSDSRDAMADKVSQFGDDIDGFFGQNDAVAIGGNTILEENGIDVPTVGIDASEPGLAQIAEGKMTASVSGMGPWQAGWSLVKCHDWLNGHKLAPAERMMSFNAPVCVQNPDEWTDVVERLPVVDAAGYNEAIFEGETPYDWEKMSVVEAGEDSWDPQVDLQPMSQEDIKQVLDWKDADKPNNYSMPDAYTDSGAQQEIAQLYEDRFTNDPLKQ from the coding sequence ATGGCGGGCCTCGCTGGTATCGCAGGCTGTCTTCAGAGCGACTCTAGCGGAGGAAATACGTCGCTGGGTTCGATTGCGAATCTCCAGAACTCCTACTGGCTATCCTGGAAGAAAGGCTACGAAGAGGCGGCAGAGGCGCTCGGCTACGAGACGAACCTCCAGACGAATGACGGGAACGTCACCACCCAGCAGGAGCAGTTTGACACGGCGGTCGCCAGTAACACCGATACGATAATCGGACAGACGTACACGAACGCGGCGGCGATTTCGCTGGCGGAAACGTGTGTGGCAGCAGGTGTGCCGACGATTCTGGCGGTGACCATCGCGGATTGGTACACGCCACAGGACGCGGGCGATGAGTACGTCCAGTTCTTCGCACCCCACTTCGTCAACCACGCCTACACGGCAGCGAAGATCCTTTTCGAAGCGATGGGTGGCGAAGGCAGCTTCGTCCACGTCGAAGGGAACCGGGGCACGGCACCGAACATCGGGCGAAACAAAGGTGTCGACCTGGCGCTCCAGGAGTACCCGGACATCGAGATGCTTGGTCCGCGTCTGCAGGGGAACTACATTCGGTCAGACTCACGCGACGCGATGGCAGACAAGGTCTCACAGTTCGGTGACGACATCGACGGCTTCTTCGGACAGAACGACGCCGTCGCCATCGGCGGGAACACGATCCTCGAGGAAAACGGCATCGACGTGCCGACCGTCGGCATTGATGCCAGTGAACCTGGCCTTGCACAGATCGCCGAGGGGAAGATGACCGCCTCGGTCTCTGGGATGGGTCCGTGGCAGGCCGGCTGGTCGCTCGTGAAGTGCCACGATTGGCTCAACGGGCATAAGCTCGCGCCAGCGGAGCGGATGATGTCGTTCAACGCGCCGGTTTGTGTGCAAAATCCTGATGAGTGGACTGATGTCGTTGAGCGACTTCCCGTTGTCGACGCTGCCGGGTACAACGAAGCGATTTTCGAGGGGGAGACACCGTACGACTGGGAGAAGATGTCCGTTGTCGAAGCCGGCGAAGACAGCTGGGACCCACAGGTCGACCTGCAGCCGATGAGCCAGGAGGATATCAAGCAGGTGCTCGACTGGAAGGACGCAGACAAGCCGAACAACTACTCGATGCCGGATGCGTACACCGACAGCGGCGCACAGCAGGAGATCGCCCAACTCTACGAAGATCGGTTCACCAACGACCCCCTGAAGCAATGA
- a CDS encoding SDR family NAD(P)-dependent oxidoreductase, with product MTHDSTAIVTGGGRGIGQAICVELANQGFDVVVADIDDGAMDETVTLIEDEGQTGLPVYTDLGDEASIESTIDTVVEKFGSVDVLVNNAGIAGPTTPCEEVATDEWTQTIAVNLTGPFTMCRAVLPYMKDAGYGRIVNIASVTGKRPLVNRTPYAATKMGLIGFTRTLAAEVGAHDINVNAVCPGSVDGPRIRSVFEKQAEANGQTYEEVRSDVESESARGELVQREDVADLVSFLCSDEADRITGQDINVSAGKVMY from the coding sequence GTGACTCACGATAGCACTGCGATTGTTACCGGCGGTGGTCGCGGTATCGGACAAGCGATCTGTGTAGAGTTAGCCAACCAAGGTTTCGACGTCGTCGTTGCGGACATCGACGACGGCGCGATGGACGAGACTGTAACCCTGATTGAAGATGAAGGACAGACCGGCCTCCCAGTGTACACGGACCTCGGCGACGAAGCCAGCATTGAGTCGACCATCGATACAGTCGTTGAGAAGTTTGGATCAGTCGACGTTCTGGTGAACAACGCCGGCATCGCCGGCCCGACGACACCCTGTGAGGAGGTTGCAACCGACGAATGGACACAGACCATCGCGGTGAACCTTACTGGCCCGTTCACGATGTGCCGTGCCGTCCTGCCGTACATGAAAGATGCTGGCTATGGTCGGATCGTCAACATCGCGTCGGTCACCGGCAAGCGCCCGCTCGTCAACCGGACTCCCTACGCGGCGACGAAGATGGGGTTAATCGGCTTCACCCGCACGCTCGCAGCTGAAGTGGGTGCACACGATATCAACGTCAACGCCGTCTGTCCAGGTTCGGTTGATGGCCCGCGTATCAGGAGTGTATTCGAGAAACAGGCTGAAGCGAACGGACAAACGTACGAAGAAGTACGGAGCGATGTTGAGTCAGAGAGCGCACGCGGCGAACTCGTCCAGCGCGAGGACGTCGCTGACCTTGTCTCGTTTCTCTGCTCCGACGAGGCAGACCGCATCACGGGTCAGGATATCAATGTCTCCGCCGGCAAAGTGATGTACTGA
- a CDS encoding 3-keto-5-aminohexanoate cleavage protein — translation MAYSGYEDYFSKEVIISVATTGGHHGKEANPNLPTQPEEVARDIQACEEAGASMVHLHARDDDGENTKDIKRYQELRDRIEEYCDDIIVNFTTGGGGIYSREERIAPCLETAPRPEVATVDLGPVNFGQTRTAVNTREQNEEYAERMREAGVKPELELFNPGHIPEAEHLIDEGLLDDPYWATVIFGMQNGMPASPGNLVTFVENLPDPVEWQCLAVGKHQLPMTTMAMAMGGHVRVGMEDNVYYRKGELAESNAQLVRRATRIADELNRPVATPADARDLLGL, via the coding sequence ATGGCATACAGTGGCTACGAGGATTACTTCTCGAAAGAGGTAATCATCAGTGTTGCAACGACTGGCGGTCATCACGGCAAAGAAGCGAACCCGAACCTCCCGACACAACCCGAGGAGGTCGCTAGGGACATCCAAGCATGCGAGGAAGCAGGCGCGTCGATGGTGCACCTGCACGCGAGAGACGACGATGGCGAGAACACGAAAGACATCAAGCGGTACCAAGAACTGCGCGATCGGATCGAGGAGTACTGCGATGATATCATCGTCAACTTCACGACCGGCGGCGGGGGCATCTACTCACGCGAGGAGCGTATCGCCCCGTGCTTGGAGACTGCACCACGTCCGGAGGTAGCGACGGTCGATTTGGGGCCGGTCAACTTCGGCCAGACGCGAACCGCAGTGAACACCCGCGAACAGAATGAGGAGTACGCAGAACGGATGCGCGAGGCCGGCGTGAAGCCTGAGCTTGAGCTGTTTAACCCAGGTCATATCCCGGAGGCCGAACACCTGATTGACGAGGGACTGCTTGACGACCCCTACTGGGCGACGGTCATCTTCGGAATGCAAAACGGGATGCCCGCGAGCCCAGGGAACCTCGTCACCTTCGTCGAGAATCTCCCAGATCCGGTCGAATGGCAGTGTCTTGCGGTCGGCAAACACCAACTCCCAATGACGACAATGGCGATGGCCATGGGGGGGCACGTCCGCGTCGGGATGGAAGACAACGTCTACTATCGCAAGGGCGAACTCGCCGAGAGCAACGCTCAGTTGGTTCGCCGAGCTACACGAATCGCCGACGAACTCAACCGGCCAGTCGCGACTCCCGCAGACGCACGCGACCTCCTTGGCCTCTGA
- a CDS encoding IclR family transcriptional regulator → MEGNTTRTLATTQTSFEIIELLKERGGGRVTELAEELDLAPSTVHSHLATLIETGYLTKEGDIYQLGLAFLELGEHVRTRKEPYAIAESYTEQLAAETDSRAVFAVEEHGRGVYMYTFSGDHAVWTYSSVGKRFPLHVTAAGKSILSQLPDARVEEIIDQHGLEPKTDNTITSRDALLEELATIDKKGYAINREEQLDGVKAVGVPVFGPDRQVLGAFSVASPANRMKGEWLEDELPEIILATANEFELEISLT, encoded by the coding sequence ATGGAAGGGAACACAACGCGCACGCTCGCAACGACGCAGACCTCATTCGAGATTATCGAGTTACTCAAAGAGCGCGGCGGCGGGCGAGTGACTGAACTCGCCGAGGAACTGGATCTGGCTCCAAGCACAGTTCACAGCCACCTCGCGACGCTCATTGAGACGGGGTACCTAACGAAGGAAGGCGACATCTACCAACTAGGGCTCGCATTTCTCGAACTTGGCGAGCACGTTCGAACTCGTAAAGAACCGTATGCCATCGCGGAGTCGTACACGGAACAACTGGCGGCCGAAACCGACTCACGCGCCGTCTTCGCTGTCGAAGAACATGGCAGAGGCGTCTACATGTACACGTTCTCCGGAGATCACGCCGTGTGGACGTACTCTTCTGTCGGCAAACGCTTCCCGCTACATGTGACGGCAGCCGGGAAGTCAATCCTCTCTCAGCTCCCCGATGCACGCGTTGAGGAGATCATCGACCAGCACGGACTCGAGCCGAAGACGGACAACACCATCACGTCACGGGATGCGCTGCTTGAGGAACTGGCCACTATCGATAAGAAGGGCTACGCCATCAACCGCGAGGAACAGCTTGACGGCGTTAAGGCAGTCGGTGTTCCGGTTTTCGGTCCCGACAGGCAAGTCCTCGGCGCCTTCAGCGTTGCGAGTCCTGCTAACCGCATGAAAGGGGAATGGCTCGAAGACGAACTCCCGGAGATAATCCTCGCAACCGCCAACGAGTTCGAACTGGAGATCTCCCTGACGTAA
- a CDS encoding archaea-specific SMC-related protein, translated as MKPELGTAKQEVPTQATLSATNIGGIDETEVSFQDGVTVLSGRNATNRTSLLQAIMAALGSDQVSLKADADEGSATLEFGDEIYRRHLSRRNGTITTDGDPYLEDPELADLFAFLLESNEARQAVARGDDLRELIMRPVDTGAIKTEIEQYEQRKREIDEQLDELDTLEQRLPDLEAKRTRVTDEIETLRDELETAQADLEETNVDVEKRREEQSELETKLDELRETRSELERVRDRIETERESIEALKEERSEIRDRLESLSTGEETDVSQIEAEIDALQEEKADLSEEISQLKSTIQFNEQLLEEPDSFLGETTETDDGPITDQLLDESETVTCWTCGSSVAREQIETTIDQLRTAHQERLKERSEIDSELTDRRETLSTIKENRTEYRQTQQRLESTDDEIERRSDRIDDLTDKREDLTDAIDDLEAEIDDLESEDYGDILDQHKEVNQLEFKLERKERKRDEIEDEIATIEDRLNEREDLKSRREDLTDELTDLRTRIDQIEANAVEAFNEHMENLRATLGYDNLDRIWIDRTTREVREGRRKVTKSSFDLKIVRSTDDGAAYEDTIDHLSESEREVIGLVFALAGYLVHDVYETVPFMLLDSLEAIDSERIAALVEYFESHVPYLVVALLDEDAQAIESPHSEITEI; from the coding sequence ATGAAACCCGAATTAGGAACAGCCAAGCAGGAGGTTCCGACGCAGGCAACGCTGTCTGCGACGAATATTGGTGGGATCGACGAGACGGAGGTCTCGTTTCAGGACGGAGTGACGGTCCTGTCCGGACGGAATGCGACCAATCGAACATCACTTTTACAGGCGATTATGGCAGCGCTCGGAAGCGATCAGGTAAGCCTCAAAGCCGATGCCGACGAGGGAAGCGCAACGCTCGAGTTCGGCGACGAAATCTACCGCCGACACCTCTCCCGTCGAAACGGAACGATCACCACCGATGGCGATCCGTATCTGGAAGATCCGGAACTTGCAGACCTCTTTGCCTTTTTGCTCGAGTCGAACGAGGCACGCCAGGCCGTCGCTCGCGGCGATGACCTCCGCGAACTGATCATGCGTCCGGTCGACACCGGCGCAATCAAGACAGAGATCGAACAGTACGAGCAGCGAAAACGTGAAATCGACGAGCAACTCGACGAACTGGACACACTCGAGCAGCGACTTCCCGATCTCGAAGCGAAACGGACGCGGGTGACCGACGAGATCGAGACGCTACGGGACGAACTCGAGACAGCCCAGGCTGACCTCGAAGAAACGAACGTCGATGTCGAAAAGCGGCGGGAAGAACAGTCTGAACTCGAGACGAAACTCGACGAACTGCGCGAGACGCGATCCGAACTCGAACGCGTCCGTGACCGAATCGAGACTGAGCGCGAGAGCATCGAGGCTCTGAAAGAAGAACGGAGCGAGATTCGAGACCGACTCGAATCGCTTTCGACGGGCGAAGAGACCGATGTGAGTCAGATCGAAGCCGAAATCGATGCGCTCCAAGAGGAGAAAGCGGACCTCTCCGAAGAGATTTCACAACTTAAGAGTACGATCCAATTCAACGAACAGCTCCTCGAGGAACCGGACTCGTTCCTTGGCGAAACAACCGAAACCGATGACGGGCCCATAACGGACCAGCTGCTCGACGAGTCCGAGACAGTCACGTGTTGGACCTGTGGTTCCTCGGTCGCTCGAGAGCAGATCGAAACGACGATCGACCAACTCCGAACCGCACATCAGGAACGCCTCAAGGAGCGATCCGAGATCGATTCTGAGTTGACTGATCGGCGAGAAACGCTGTCGACGATCAAAGAGAACCGGACCGAATACCGACAGACACAACAGCGCCTCGAGTCGACCGACGACGAAATCGAACGCCGGAGCGACCGAATCGACGACCTGACGGACAAACGCGAGGATCTGACCGACGCAATCGACGATCTCGAAGCTGAAATCGATGACCTCGAAAGCGAGGACTACGGCGATATCCTCGACCAGCATAAAGAGGTCAATCAACTCGAGTTCAAACTTGAGCGCAAAGAGCGCAAACGTGACGAGATCGAAGACGAAATTGCCACGATTGAGGATCGGCTCAACGAGCGCGAAGACCTCAAGAGTCGTCGTGAAGACCTGACCGACGAACTGACGGACCTCCGAACGCGCATCGACCAGATCGAGGCGAACGCCGTCGAAGCGTTCAACGAACACATGGAGAACCTCCGTGCGACGCTCGGATATGATAATCTCGATCGGATCTGGATCGATCGAACCACGCGAGAGGTTCGGGAAGGACGCCGCAAGGTCACGAAGTCGTCGTTCGACCTCAAAATCGTGCGTAGCACCGACGATGGCGCAGCCTACGAAGACACGATCGATCACTTGAGCGAAAGCGAACGGGAAGTGATCGGACTCGTGTTCGCGCTTGCAGGCTATTTGGTTCACGACGTCTACGAGACGGTTCCATTCATGCTGCTCGACTCCCTCGAGGCAATCGACTCTGAACGGATCGCAGCGCTCGTCGAGTACTTCGAATCGCACGTCCCGTATCTCGTCGTGGCACTACTGGATGAGGACGCACAGGCGATCGAATCGCCTCACAGCGAGATTACGGAGATCTAA
- a CDS encoding acyl-CoA dehydrogenase family protein — translation MLDYYGVEADLSEEEKMIQKSAREFVDEQVRPDIDEHWIEGTFPTDLIQKMGEMGFYAPNLEGYGSPNVSEKAYGLLMQELEACDSGLRSMASVQGALVMYPIHAYGSEEQKEHWLPKLGSGEAVGCFGLTEPEHGSNPTAMETRAEEADEGYLLNGSKTWITNSPIADVAIVWARDQTDPDTPVRGFLVETDRDGVSTNKIDEKLSLRASITGEIGLNDVVVPEENVLPGVSGMKGPLSCLTQARYGIAWGVIGAAQDAFETARQYATDREQFGGPIARFQLQQDKLAEMATQITLAQLLAHRLADLKERGDLRPQHVSMAKRNNVRMARDQSRIAREILGGNGITADYSPMRHMANLETVYTYEGTHDIHTLILGEDLTGIAAYE, via the coding sequence ATGCTCGATTACTACGGAGTGGAAGCGGACCTTTCAGAAGAAGAGAAGATGATCCAAAAGTCAGCGCGGGAGTTCGTCGACGAACAGGTGCGGCCCGATATCGACGAGCACTGGATCGAAGGTACCTTTCCCACAGATCTCATCCAGAAGATGGGCGAGATGGGCTTTTACGCGCCCAATCTCGAAGGCTATGGCTCGCCCAACGTCAGCGAGAAGGCCTACGGCCTGTTAATGCAGGAACTGGAGGCGTGTGACTCAGGCCTGCGCTCGATGGCGAGCGTCCAGGGCGCACTCGTCATGTACCCAATCCACGCCTATGGAAGCGAGGAACAGAAAGAACACTGGCTCCCCAAACTAGGCTCCGGCGAGGCCGTCGGTTGTTTCGGCCTCACTGAGCCTGAACACGGCTCGAACCCCACCGCAATGGAGACTCGTGCCGAGGAAGCCGACGAGGGATACCTGCTGAACGGCTCGAAAACCTGGATCACCAACTCACCTATCGCCGACGTGGCTATCGTCTGGGCCCGTGACCAGACTGACCCTGACACGCCCGTCCGTGGCTTTTTGGTCGAGACCGACCGCGACGGCGTCAGTACGAACAAGATTGACGAAAAGCTTTCCCTGCGAGCCTCGATCACCGGCGAAATCGGCCTCAACGATGTGGTTGTCCCCGAGGAGAACGTTCTTCCCGGCGTCTCCGGCATGAAGGGCCCACTGTCCTGTCTCACCCAAGCCCGCTACGGTATTGCTTGGGGTGTCATCGGAGCCGCTCAGGACGCCTTCGAGACTGCACGCCAGTACGCCACCGATCGCGAGCAGTTCGGCGGGCCGATCGCCCGCTTCCAGCTCCAGCAGGACAAACTCGCCGAAATGGCTACCCAGATCACGCTCGCTCAACTACTCGCTCACCGACTCGCGGACCTCAAAGAACGGGGTGACCTGCGCCCTCAGCACGTCTCGATGGCCAAGCGCAACAACGTTCGGATGGCCCGCGACCAGTCCCGTATTGCCCGCGAGATCCTTGGCGGCAACGGGATTACGGCGGACTATTCGCCGATGCGTCACATGGCCAATCTCGAAACGGTCTACACCTACGAGGGCACTCACGACATTCACACCCTCATCCTCGGCGAGGACCTCACCGGCATCGCTGCCTACGAGTAG
- a CDS encoding CaiB/BaiF CoA transferase family protein, which translates to MTGEARTPDGDDQPLDGLTILDASRVLVGPFCTMQLGDLGAEVIKIERPDGGDQTRGWHPPTYGEESAYYVSVNRNKRSLTLNLASDEGREVFCDLASEADVLVENFRVGKMEEWGLDYSTLSEVNPELIYCSLSGYGEWGPQKDRPAYDIMMQAEGGLMSITGEENGPPVRVGVAIADIGAGMYATQAILAALLYRELGDGNGQKIDVSLLDGQVAWMSYMASYYFATGDPPGRMGSKHPTIAPYQAFETTDGYIVVATASENIWPKFCHALDREDLIDDERFAVNADRVANRSELDQILDAEFAQYSTAEAVARMEDAGVPASRVRDMEDVFESPQVQARNMHQTVDHPTIGSMEMAGSPMHFSRTPTEIERHPPLLGEHTKEILNEFGYDDEMIAELADRDVV; encoded by the coding sequence ATGACTGGCGAGGCACGCACTCCTGATGGCGACGACCAGCCCCTCGACGGACTGACGATCCTTGATGCCTCGCGGGTTCTCGTCGGGCCGTTCTGTACGATGCAACTGGGCGACCTGGGCGCGGAAGTCATCAAGATCGAACGACCGGACGGTGGCGACCAGACCCGTGGCTGGCATCCGCCGACCTATGGCGAGGAGAGCGCCTACTATGTCAGTGTCAACCGCAACAAGCGCTCGCTGACGCTAAACCTCGCCAGCGACGAGGGGCGCGAGGTGTTCTGCGACTTGGCATCAGAGGCCGATGTTCTCGTCGAGAATTTCCGGGTCGGGAAGATGGAAGAGTGGGGATTGGACTACTCGACGCTCAGCGAGGTCAACCCTGAATTGATTTACTGTTCGCTGTCGGGCTACGGCGAGTGGGGACCACAGAAGGACCGACCGGCCTACGACATCATGATGCAGGCCGAAGGTGGTCTGATGAGTATCACCGGCGAAGAGAACGGGCCCCCAGTGCGTGTCGGCGTCGCGATTGCTGATATCGGGGCAGGCATGTACGCTACGCAGGCCATTCTCGCGGCACTGCTCTATCGGGAACTTGGCGACGGAAACGGCCAGAAGATCGACGTCAGCCTACTCGACGGACAGGTTGCATGGATGAGTTACATGGCATCGTACTACTTCGCGACGGGCGACCCACCGGGTCGCATGGGGAGCAAACATCCGACGATTGCGCCTTATCAGGCGTTCGAGACCACCGATGGCTACATCGTAGTCGCGACTGCTTCTGAGAACATCTGGCCGAAATTCTGCCACGCACTTGACCGTGAGGACCTAATCGACGATGAGCGCTTCGCAGTCAACGCTGACCGCGTCGCGAACCGCTCGGAGCTCGACCAAATTCTCGATGCAGAGTTCGCACAGTATTCGACTGCCGAAGCTGTCGCACGGATGGAGGACGCTGGCGTTCCGGCTAGTCGCGTCCGCGATATGGAAGACGTATTCGAAAGTCCACAGGTTCAGGCACGGAACATGCACCAGACCGTCGACCATCCCACTATCGGGTCTATGGAAATGGCAGGGAGTCCAATGCATTTCTCACGGACGCCAACTGAGATTGAGCGGCACCCACCACTACTCGGCGAGCACACCAAAGAAATCCTCAACGAATTCGGGTACGACGACGAGATGATCGCAGAACTCGCCGATCGCGACGTCGTATAG